The following are encoded in a window of Struthio camelus isolate bStrCam1 chromosome Z, bStrCam1.hap1, whole genome shotgun sequence genomic DNA:
- the CZH18orf32 gene encoding UPF0729 protein C18orf32 homolog, with translation MVCIPCIVIPVLLWVYKKFLEPYIYPVIAPFIKRVWPKKAVQETTATKQGQGVGAGNPQASSATKRDQEDESGIYKFESNGFANGIAAKRDTEVSDKKTD, from the exons ATGGTGTGCATTCCTTGTATTGTCATTCCGGTTCTCCTCTGGGTCTATAAGAAATTCCTTGAACCGTATATCTATCCTGTTATTGCACCTTTCATTAAACGTGTGTGGCCCAAGAAAGCTGTGCAAGAAACAACAGCCACAAAGCAAGGTCAAGGAGTTGGCGCTGGAAATCCACAGGCATCTTCAGCCACAAAAAGAGATCAGGAGGATGAGTCTGGAATTTATAAA TTTGAAAGCAATGGGTTTGCAAATGGAATTGCTGCAAAGAGAGACACAGAAGTTTCTGACAAGAAAACAGATTAA
- the RPL17 gene encoding large ribosomal subunit protein uL22, with the protein MVRYSLDPENPTKSCKSRGSNLRVHFKNTRETAQAIKGMHIRKATKYLKDVTLKKQCVPFRRYNGGVGRCAQAKQWGWTQGRWPKKSAEFLLHMLKNAESNAELKGLDVDSLVIEHIQVNKAPKMRRRTYRAHGRINPYMSSPCHIEMILTEKEQIVPKPEEEVAQKKKISQKKLKKQKLMARE; encoded by the exons ATGGTCCGCTACTCTCTGGATCCGGAGAACCCCACGAAAT CATGCAAGTCAAGGGGATCCAACCTGCGAGTCCATTTCAAG aACACTCGTGAAACTGCCCAAGCTATCAAGGGCATGCATATCCGGAAGGCCACCAAGTACTTGAAGGATGTGACCCTAAAGAAGCAGTGTGTTCCCTTCCGTCGCTACAATGGCGGAGTTGGTAGATGTGCCCAG GCCAAGCAGTGGGGCTGGACACAGGGACGCTGGCCCAAGAAAAGTGCAGAGTTCTTACTGCACATGCTCAAAAATGCAGAGAGCAATGCTGAGCTGAAG GGTCTTGATGTGGATTCTCTGGTAATAGAGCACATCCAGGTCAACAAGGCTCCCAAAATGCGCAGGCGTACCTACAGAGCTCATGGTAGGATCAACCCCTACATGAGCTCCCCCTGCCATATTGAGATGATCCTCACTGAGAAAGAGCAGATTGTTCCCAAACCGGAAGAAGAAGTTGCTCAAAAGAAAAAG atatcccaaaagaagctgaagaagcaaaAGCTCATGGCTCGGGAGTAA